One Burkholderia pyrrocinia DNA segment encodes these proteins:
- the pdeR gene encoding cyclic di-GMP phosphodiesterase translates to MDDENDSAVLEAHVGTRSPCWRLGSDSNALELAAVRGLTNVAVALTVEQAARIRALTGVTSHLVLDIALFGEPVSLHLVGRKVDTTDWAGTACAYSDAVSVAGDLAHGLEFAEQVVSEVNSLVVILDRNGMVQRFNRLCEEVTGKREVDVIGRSAFELFMSPEQGAQSRSNITGFFASNHSFAVERYINTVNGPRLFQFRNKFVQSGSGVEEQFLICSGIDITEERNAQHRLTELANTDVLTGLPNRHAISERIHAAIADDSAVSRGQVGILFLDLDNFKRVNDHYGHITGDRLLQDVSTIISGCLPSGATLARLGGDEFLVLFEHGTRPLLEATAQIILERLRTPIHLGLMEVYTSCSIGIAMHPQHGDSLETLIRSADTAMYVAKEEGKHTYRVFSLEMNQKVAKYMWLDTNLRKALEEEQFVLHYQPVVDIATGDVHGVEALIRWQSPDRGLVAPVEFIRFAEESGLIAPLGRWVMRTAAAQAAAWKAKGLAIRIAVNLSARQLQDMNIVHQFASILDGAGLKPCLLDIELTESCFIEDEDSANGLMRQFRQLGAQIHLDDFGTGYSSLSQLSRLPLDAIKLDRTFITGIDRNPRSQALVRSVVSLAKALNFAVVAEGVETHAEADFLKQLDVDHAQGYYYARPMPAQAFEAWLAETRKLRLIA, encoded by the coding sequence ATGGATGACGAAAACGATAGCGCGGTGCTCGAGGCGCATGTCGGTACGCGCAGCCCCTGCTGGCGTCTCGGCAGCGACAGCAATGCGCTCGAACTGGCCGCCGTCCGCGGCCTGACCAACGTCGCCGTTGCGCTGACGGTCGAGCAGGCCGCGCGCATCCGTGCGCTGACGGGCGTCACGTCGCACCTCGTGCTCGACATCGCGCTGTTCGGCGAGCCGGTCAGCCTCCATCTCGTCGGCAGGAAGGTCGACACGACCGACTGGGCCGGCACGGCCTGCGCCTATTCCGATGCCGTGTCCGTCGCGGGCGATCTCGCGCACGGGCTCGAGTTCGCCGAGCAGGTCGTGTCCGAAGTGAATTCGCTCGTCGTGATTCTCGACCGCAACGGGATGGTGCAGCGCTTCAACCGCCTGTGCGAGGAAGTGACGGGCAAGCGCGAAGTCGACGTGATCGGCCGCAGCGCGTTCGAGCTGTTCATGAGCCCCGAGCAGGGCGCGCAGTCGCGCAGCAACATCACCGGCTTTTTCGCGAGCAACCACTCGTTCGCGGTCGAGCGCTACATCAATACGGTCAACGGGCCGCGCCTGTTCCAGTTCCGCAACAAGTTCGTGCAGAGCGGCAGCGGCGTGGAAGAGCAGTTCCTGATCTGCTCGGGCATCGACATCACCGAGGAGCGCAACGCGCAGCATCGGCTCACCGAACTCGCGAACACCGACGTGCTCACCGGGCTGCCGAACCGCCATGCGATCAGCGAGCGCATCCATGCGGCGATCGCCGACGACAGCGCCGTGTCGCGCGGCCAGGTCGGCATCCTGTTCCTCGATCTCGACAACTTCAAGCGCGTCAACGATCACTACGGCCACATCACCGGTGACCGCCTGCTGCAGGACGTGTCCACGATCATCAGCGGCTGCCTGCCGTCCGGCGCGACGCTCGCGCGGCTCGGCGGTGACGAATTCCTCGTGCTGTTCGAGCACGGCACGCGGCCGCTGCTCGAAGCGACCGCGCAGATCATCCTCGAACGGCTGCGCACGCCGATCCACCTCGGGCTGATGGAGGTCTACACGAGTTGCTCGATCGGCATCGCGATGCATCCGCAGCACGGCGATTCTCTCGAGACGCTGATTCGCAGCGCCGACACCGCGATGTATGTCGCGAAGGAAGAAGGCAAGCATACGTACCGCGTGTTCTCGCTGGAGATGAACCAGAAGGTCGCGAAGTACATGTGGCTCGACACGAACCTGCGCAAGGCGCTCGAGGAAGAGCAGTTCGTGCTGCACTACCAGCCGGTCGTCGATATCGCGACCGGCGACGTGCACGGCGTCGAGGCGCTGATCCGCTGGCAGTCGCCCGATCGCGGGCTCGTCGCGCCGGTCGAGTTCATTCGTTTCGCGGAGGAGTCGGGCCTGATCGCGCCGCTCGGGCGCTGGGTGATGCGCACCGCGGCCGCGCAGGCCGCCGCGTGGAAGGCGAAGGGGCTCGCCATCCGGATCGCGGTGAACCTGTCCGCGCGGCAGTTGCAGGACATGAACATCGTGCACCAGTTCGCGTCGATTCTCGACGGCGCGGGGCTCAAGCCCTGCCTGCTCGACATCGAGCTGACCGAGAGCTGCTTCATCGAGGACGAGGATTCCGCCAACGGGCTGATGCGGCAGTTTCGCCAGCTCGGCGCGCAGATCCATCTCGACGATTTCGGCACCGGCTACTCGTCGCTGTCGCAGTTGTCGCGCCTGCCGCTCGACGCGATCAAGCTCGACCGCACCTTCATCACGGGCATCGACCGCAATCCGCGCTCGCAGGCGCTGGTGCGCTCGGTCGTGTCGCTCGCGAAGGCGCTGAATTTCGCGGTGGTCGCCGAAGGCGTCGAGACACATGCGGAAGCCGACTTCCTCAAGCAGCTCGACGTCGACCACGCGCAGGGCTACTACTACGCACGCCCGATGCCGGCGCAGGCATTCGAGGCGTGGCTCGCGGAGACGAGAAAGCTCAGGCTGATCGCCTGA